From Pseudorca crassidens isolate mPseCra1 chromosome 15, mPseCra1.hap1, whole genome shotgun sequence, one genomic window encodes:
- the SCP2D1 gene encoding SCP2 sterol-binding domain-containing protein 1: MWKRIDRQLKIRAGDGPPASQLKELGPAQELTVPHPVVLSEFQSFPVFEDISHHIKEVGAQLVKKVNAIFQLDITKDGKTILKWTIDLKNGSGNMYPGPARLPADTVFTIPEPVFMELVFGKMNPQKAFLAGKFKVSGKVLLGQKLERVFKDWAKY; this comes from the coding sequence ATGTGGAAGAGAATCGACCGTCAACTCAAGATCAGAGCAGGGGATGGGCCTCCGGCAAGCCAGCTCAAGGAATTGGGTCCAGCTCAGGAACTCACTGTGCCACACCCTGTAGTGCTGTCAGAGTTCCAGAGCTTCCCTGTGTTTGAGGACATCAGTCATCACATCAAAGAAGTGGGGGCCCAACTGGTAAAGAAAGTCAATGCCATCTTTCAGCTGGACATCACCAAGGATGGGAAGACCATTCTGAAGTGGACCATTGATCTGAAGAATGGCTCTGGGAACATGTATCCAGGACCCGCCAGGCTCCCAGCGGACACTGTCTTCACAATCCCGGAGCCTGTCTTTATGGAGCTGGTTTTCGGCAAAATGAACCCTCAGAAGGCTTTCCTTGCTGGCAAGTTCAAAGTGAGCGGCAAAGTTCTGCTTGGCCAGAAGCTGGAGAGGGTTTTCAAAGACTGGGCTAAGTACTGA